DNA sequence from the Terriglobia bacterium genome:
ACCAACCCCGGCAGAACCGGGCGGCCTTCACTCTAACCTGCAAAGCCACAGCGATGCGGCCCCATCGGCACAGCAACATATCAAGAGAACAAGAGAAAGAGAGAACGTATGCATAAGACGAGAGCCCTCATCGTGGCAGCGCTGCTGGCCGCGATGGCGATCATTGCCGGCAACAGCGGCTGCAAACAAGAAAGCAAGCCGGCCCCCGGCCCGGTTGCTGAAGTGCAGAAACCCACGGTAAGCCCCACCGGTTGGCAAGTGCCGGTGGATGTATTTCCTCCCAGTCCCAGCCCAACTCCTACGCCGACGCAAAATGACTGGCTCAACCTGGGCTGGCAAACGTTTGTAGCGCTGGACTGGCCGGCGGTCGCCGGGAGCAACGGCCAGCCGAACACTGGGTCCACGATTGGCGCCGCTGCCGCCAACGGGGCGCTGGTTCCCACCGTTTGGCAAACTTATCGCGACGTCGGCACCATCATGCTGAACAACGGCGTTGATCCGGGGGCAAGCTACACGCAGGGCGTCACCATCCCCGCGAGTTGCGCCGCAATCGGCAGCAATCCGGTGGCGCCCGGGTTTCAGCCCATGTTCATTGACGGTTCAACTTTCCAAAGCGCCACCATCGTCAAGGATTACATCAATCAGGCAACGGGAAATCCGCTGGTAGACCAGAAAGGCTGGTACACGCTGACGGACATTCTTCTGGACCAGTCTGAGTACACGTATATTCAGCAGAACGGATACTTCCTGGGCTCCAAGCAGGCGGCCGACTACAAAAAGAACGGCAAGCTTGCGCCCTTCCCCAGGACCGGACAGGAGTTCAATACGCCGCTTCCGTCGTACGCGCAATATGGCGCGCTGGAGGTGAAAGCCGCATGGCGAGTGCTGGACCCAACAGCGGACAAGGCCATCATTCCCCGGTACTACACGCAGTGGGGCTACTTCATGCAGCCAGACGGCAAGACCTGCCAGGGACCCACACTGTTTGGCCTCATCGGGCTGCACATCCTTCGACTGACGCCTTCCACCGGGGGCACATGGTTCTGGGCGACGTTTGAGCAGGTGGACAACACGTCAGCGCCTGCAGGCATGAATGCGACGCTGGCTGCGGCGAATACTCCCAACGGCAACTGCGGCACCTCTTATAACAAGGGGCCAGCCCAAGTTACGGGGAATATTTCCTGGAGCGCCACCAACGCTCCCAACAATCTCTGCCAGGTCACTCCAATACCCGCGAACGTGCAGCAGGCGAACCAGACGTGGCAGAAACAATTGCAGGGCACGGTGTGGCAGTACTACCAGATGGTGAACACGCTGAATCCTTGCTCTCCCGGCGATGCTTCCTGCGCCACGTTTTACCCGCTCTACGATACATCCAACCAGGTTGATCTGAGCGTCTATGCCAATACGGCGATTGAGTCTTATTTCCAGACCCACAGCTGCATGGACTGCCACGGAAGCGCTACCGGGAACGGAGCGCCAGCCAAGTTCACCGGGACCAACCAGATCTTCACCTTCGCGTTGCTGAATGCTTATTACCCGCAGTCAGCCGCCGCGCGGCAACGCTTCCTGAAACTGTTCCGGACGCCGCCGCATAGCAAGCTGGTGGCCGCGCCCAAACCCAAAACCGAGAAAGACAAATATGAGAAGAAGTGATCGCTGAAAGATTTCGGCGGAAAGCGGGGAGCCGTCGAGGCTCCCCATTTTTTTCGATTTCGCAGCGGCCTCTAGCGGTAGGCGAGGATGAAGCCTTTAGCGGTAGGCCAAAATAAAGATGCGCTTGTACGGGAAAAGCACTTTGCCCTGGTCGTTGGCAACGTATTCGTTTTCGATCTTCCGCAAACAGTCGGCCTCAAATTGCAGGCGTTCGGCTTCGCCCGGCAGGCGCTCCAGATAGAAGCGCATGCCGGTGCTGCGAATCCAGTCGAGCACGGCCCGCGGGCCATCCATGATCTGGAGATATTCGGTCTCCCAGATGTTGAGCAGGCTGGCGCTCTCACGAAGCGCGTTGTAGTAAAACGCAGGGGTCTCCACCGCGTAGTGCTCTTCCTCCTGGCCAAGGATTCCGCTCCAGCGCGGGCTTTCCGCCACTTCTTTCATGGCGGTGTGCACGGGCGAATGGAAATTGTTCGGCATCTGGACGGCGAGCGCGCCGCCAGGCGCGACATAGCTGAGCAGCCGTCGTAGGAGCTGGCCGTGGTCGGCGACCCAATGCAGTGCGGAGTTGCTGAAGACCAGATCGTACGGTGCGATGGCCACCCAGCTCTCAATGCCAGACTCAATCCACGTCCAGCCCGGGTGCTTCTGGCGCGCTTGCGCCAGCATTTCCGCCGAGCTGTCCAGCCCGGTGAGATGGGCCTGCGGCCAGCGCTTGTTCAACTGCGCGGTGCTGTTGCCGGGGCCGCAACCCAGGTCAATGATGCGTTTGGGATTGGCGATCTTGATCTGCGCGATCAAGTCCGCTGCGGGCCGCGCACGTTGATCAGCAAATTTGAGGTAGAGTTCGGGGTTCCAGTCGGGCATGGATGGCTGGCATTTTACCAGCGAAACGAGGGAAATTTGACCGCAAAGGACGCAAAGGACGCAAAAGGGGAAGAATTTATTTCTCGCGCAGGACAGTTGGTCGCGAGCCGAGTGTGGACGCAGAGTGGTCCTCGACTCCTACTTCGTGTTCCTTCGTGTCCTTTGTGGTTTGCTGTTCTTTCTAAACTGAAACCGGTTTGTGCTTCTCGGCGGCGATCGCGGCCAGCATGTCTTCGTCTTTGTCGAACTTGAACCAGGCCAGCCCGCGGTCTTTGGCGGTTTGCTCTTCCGCGCGGCCCAGGCAATCCAGAGCGGCCTTGTCCACCACTTGCAGGCCTTTGCGTTCAAAGAGGCTCCGCACTTGTTGGGCGGTGGGGCCCTGAGCGTCGGCGACGCCTTCCAGATACTTGAGTACGTGCGCGGCGCCCACTTCGCCGTCATGGCGGGCGATGCCGACGAGACCGTCACTCGCCTTTCGCGCCCAGCCCACGGCGTACATGCCGGGCAGGACTTTGCCGCTTTGCGGATCAAACAGTTCGTAACAGGAGGCACGCTTGGGGTCTTCACCCGGCGCCGGGTTGGTCACGTAAGCATCACGCTGGTATGGCAGCCCGAGCGAAGGATCCGCCACGTCACCGATAGCGAAGATCATGGTGTCCACGTCAAGGTCGGCGGTCTTGTCGGTGGCCTTGCAGGAGATGGAGCCGTCGCGCTCGGAGAGGACGTTTTCAACGACGGTAAGCTTGTCAATGCGGCCAGCGGCGTCCGCATGAATGGCCTGCGGCGAGCACAGGAAGCGGAAGCGCATGCGCGGGCCTTTGACTTCCTGCGCCGGCTTGGCCAGCACGGGAAAAGTATCTTCGGCGAGCTTGCTGATGTCCTGGCCCACGGAAGCCAGTTGCGGCTGAATGCGGCGGAGTTCGTCGTCAAAGGCCTTGCGGTCCAGGAATTCTTCCACGTGGTCAAATTCTTTTTTGTCGAACTTGGCTTCAAACGGTCCGCGACGGGCGATGACGACGACTTCTTCCGCGGTCTTGACTGGGGCGTCAATGAGCAGCCAGCGGGCGATGTCCACCATCACGTTGCCCATGCCGATGATGGCCACGCGCTTGCCGGTGGAAAAATCTTTGGACGTAAACGGAGGCAGCAGGTTGTAGCTGTAGACAAAGTCTTTTGAAGCGTACACGCCTTTGGCGGTCTCACCCGGGATGCCCAGTTTCTTGGTGCCTTGCGCGCCCACGGAGAAAACTATGGCGGAAGGTGAAAGCGCCTGCAAATCGGCCACGGAAACCGCCGACTGGCTGCTCACCGGCACGTGGCCGAAATAATGCACGTTGGGAAAACTCAGCACCTTGGCGAACTGCTTGCGCAGGCCGATCTTCATTTTGTCTTTGGTGGGATAAATGCCGTACTCGGCCAGGCCGCCGGGCTTGATGTCACGATTCACAATGAAAGTTTCATGGCCGGCCTGGGCAATCTTTTGAGCGGCAAAAAGTCCTGCGGGTCCCGCGCCAACTACGAATACGGTCTTCACTTGGGCTTTCCTCCGAATGTTTTACCGCCACGGACGCAAAGGACGCAAAGCAAAGGAGCGGCAAGGGCGACGAGCAACTTGCTCTCTCTGCGCGCAGTGGGGTTTTTGAGTTGTTACTGTTCTTTACCGTTCACGGGCATCTTGGCCCAGTTTTCGTACAATCGCCAGCGCTCCACCACGTCCTGCTGGGCTTGCTGGAGCAGGGATTGGGCTTCTGCTGGATGAGCTTGTCTTAATGAGGTGTAGCGCGTCTCATTATAGAGGTAGTCTTGCAGGGGAATCGAGGGCGCTTTGGAATCCAGTTGCATGGGATTCATGCCCTTCTCCGCCAGCGCCGGATTATAACGGAACAGCGGCCAGTGTCCGGACTGCACGGCCAATTTCTGCTGGCAGAGCCCGTGCGTCATATCAATGCCGTGGGCGATGCAGTGCGCGTAAGCGATGATGAGCGAAGGGCCGTTGAAGGCCTCAGCTTCATTGAAGGCCTTGAGTGTCTGCATGTCAGACGCGCCCAGGGCAACGCGCGCGACATAGACGTTGCCGTACACCATGGCCATCATCGCCAGGTCTTTCTTGGGCGTGGACTTGCCGCCGGCGGAGAAGCGTGCAACGGCGGCGCGCGGCGTGGCTTTGGAAGTCTGCCCGCCGGTGTTGGAATAAACTTCGCTGTCCAGGACCAGGATTTTGACGTTGCGTCCGGACGCCAGCACGTGGTCCAGACCGCCGTAGCCGATGTCATAGGCCCAGCCGTCGCCGCCGACGATCCAGACCGCGCGCTTGACCAATTCATCGGCGACCACGAGCAAGTCGCGGGCGTCACGGTTGTTGTCCGCCAGAGTGGCCAGTTGCTTCTTTAGTTCGGCAACGCGCTGGCGCTGGGCGTGGACGCCGGCCTCACCGGACTGGTCGGCTTCCAGGAGAGATTGAGACAACTCCACTCCCACCAGGGGCGAGAGGCGCAGCAGCAGTTCGCGCGCGTACTCGGCTTGCTTGTCCTGGGCCAGGCGGAGGCCGAGCCCGAACTCCGTATTGTCTTCAAACAGCGAGTTGGCCCAGGCGATGCCGCGGCCATCTTTATTCACGCTGTAAGGCGTGGTGGGCAGGTTGCCGCCGTAGATGGACGAGCAGCCGGTGGCGTTGGCCACAATGGTGCGGTCGCCGAACAGTTGCGACATCAGCTTGATATACGGCGTCTCACCGCAGCCGGAGCAGGCGCCGGAAAACTCAAACAGCGGCTGCATGAGCTGCACGTCTTTGATCTGGCTGAAGGAGAGCTTTTCGCGGTCGAACTCCGGCAGTTGCAGGAAGAAGTCCCAATTTTTGACTTCGC
Encoded proteins:
- a CDS encoding FAD-dependent oxidoreductase → MKTVFVVGAGPAGLFAAQKIAQAGHETFIVNRDIKPGGLAEYGIYPTKDKMKIGLRKQFAKVLSFPNVHYFGHVPVSSQSAVSVADLQALSPSAIVFSVGAQGTKKLGIPGETAKGVYASKDFVYSYNLLPPFTSKDFSTGKRVAIIGMGNVMVDIARWLLIDAPVKTAEEVVVIARRGPFEAKFDKKEFDHVEEFLDRKAFDDELRRIQPQLASVGQDISKLAEDTFPVLAKPAQEVKGPRMRFRFLCSPQAIHADAAGRIDKLTVVENVLSERDGSISCKATDKTADLDVDTMIFAIGDVADPSLGLPYQRDAYVTNPAPGEDPKRASCYELFDPQSGKVLPGMYAVGWARKASDGLVGIARHDGEVGAAHVLKYLEGVADAQGPTAQQVRSLFERKGLQVVDKAALDCLGRAEEQTAKDRGLAWFKFDKDEDMLAAIAAEKHKPVSV
- a CDS encoding methyltransferase domain-containing protein, which produces MPDWNPELYLKFADQRARPAADLIAQIKIANPKRIIDLGCGPGNSTAQLNKRWPQAHLTGLDSSAEMLAQARQKHPGWTWIESGIESWVAIAPYDLVFSNSALHWVADHGQLLRRLLSYVAPGGALAVQMPNNFHSPVHTAMKEVAESPRWSGILGQEEEHYAVETPAFYYNALRESASLLNIWETEYLQIMDGPRAVLDWIRSTGMRFYLERLPGEAERLQFEADCLRKIENEYVANDQGKVLFPYKRIFILAYR